Proteins encoded together in one Campylobacter concisus window:
- the gyrA gene encoding DNA gyrase subunit A: protein MKDNLLELTQDIASVDIEDSIKNSYLDYSMSVIVGRALPDARDGLKPVHRRILYAMDNLGVGSRSAYMKSARIVGEVIGKYHPHGDTAVYDALVRMAQKFSMRYPVVDGQGNFGSIDGDSAAAMRYTEARMTMLTEELLKDIDKDTVDFVPNYDDREVEPDVLPSRVPNLLLNGSSGIAVGMATNIPPHSLDELIDGLLLLLENKEATLEEVMEFIKGPDFPTGGIIFGKKGIIEAYRTGRGRVKLRAKTHIEKKPNKDVIVIDELPYQTNKARLIEQIAELVKDKQIEGISEVRDESDKDGIRVVIELKRDAMSDIVLNNLFKSTTMESTFGVIMLAINNKEPKVFNLIELLKLFLNHRKTVIIRRTIFELEKARARAHILEGLKIALDNIDEVIELIRNSADTAVAREGLMSKFNLSELQANAILDMRLSKLTGLEREKLEAELAELMAEIARLDEILKSETLLENLIKEELLEIKNKFKVPRVTEIVDDYDDIDIEDLIPNENMVVTITHRGYIKRVPSKQYEKQKRGGKGKVAVTTYDDDFIESFFTSNTHDTLMFVTDRGQLYWLKVYKIPEGSRTAKGKAVVNLIQLQPDEKIKAIIPTTDFDESKSLAFFTKNGIVKRTNLSEFKNIRSVGVRAISLDENDELVTALIAQTYDDMPVTDPENELSVETEVLEVEELQNEIDEDSANTEEDANSGDETMLFVVTKKGMCLKFKISKVRQMGRTARGVTGIKFKEPGDEVVGAAVIESNDQEILSISQKGIGKRTTADEYRLTNRGGKGVICMKLTSRTGDLVGVVMVDEEQDLMALTSSGKMIRVDMQSIRKAGRNTSGVIVVNVDGDDVVSIARCPKADDGEDEDEAPSEDMGLLE, encoded by the coding sequence ATGAAAGACAATCTACTTGAATTAACTCAAGATATCGCTTCAGTTGATATCGAAGATTCTATAAAAAATAGCTATCTTGACTACTCTATGAGCGTCATCGTCGGACGTGCTTTGCCTGACGCTAGAGACGGACTAAAGCCAGTTCATAGAAGAATTTTATACGCTATGGATAACCTTGGCGTTGGCAGCAGAAGTGCCTATATGAAGTCAGCTCGTATCGTCGGTGAAGTCATCGGTAAGTACCACCCACACGGCGACACAGCGGTTTATGATGCACTTGTTCGTATGGCTCAGAAATTTTCTATGCGTTATCCAGTCGTTGATGGACAAGGAAACTTTGGCTCGATTGATGGCGACAGCGCAGCTGCGATGCGTTATACCGAAGCTAGAATGACCATGCTTACTGAAGAGCTTTTAAAAGATATCGACAAAGACACGGTTGATTTTGTACCAAACTACGATGATAGAGAGGTTGAGCCAGATGTTTTGCCTAGCCGTGTGCCAAATTTATTATTAAACGGCTCAAGCGGTATTGCGGTCGGTATGGCGACAAATATCCCACCACACAGCCTTGATGAGCTAATAGACGGTCTTTTGCTACTTCTTGAAAACAAAGAGGCGACACTTGAAGAGGTGATGGAATTTATAAAAGGTCCAGACTTCCCAACTGGTGGTATCATCTTTGGTAAAAAAGGCATCATAGAGGCCTACCGCACAGGTCGTGGTAGGGTCAAACTAAGAGCCAAAACTCACATAGAAAAAAAGCCAAACAAAGATGTCATCGTCATCGACGAGCTACCATATCAAACAAACAAAGCAAGGCTTATCGAGCAGATCGCCGAGCTTGTAAAAGATAAGCAGATAGAGGGCATCAGCGAGGTTAGAGATGAGTCTGACAAGGACGGCATCCGCGTAGTCATCGAGCTAAAACGCGACGCTATGAGCGACATCGTGCTAAATAATCTCTTTAAATCAACCACGATGGAGAGCACTTTTGGCGTTATTATGCTTGCTATTAATAACAAAGAGCCAAAGGTATTTAACCTTATCGAGCTACTTAAGCTATTTTTAAATCACAGAAAAACCGTTATCATTAGAAGGACGATATTTGAGCTTGAAAAAGCGCGCGCAAGAGCCCACATCTTAGAGGGTCTAAAGATCGCACTTGATAACATCGATGAGGTGATCGAGCTTATTAGAAATAGTGCCGATACAGCGGTTGCTAGAGAAGGCTTGATGAGTAAATTTAATCTCTCAGAGCTTCAAGCAAACGCTATCCTTGATATGCGTTTAAGCAAGCTTACAGGCCTAGAGAGAGAAAAACTAGAGGCCGAGCTAGCCGAGCTTATGGCTGAGATCGCAAGACTTGATGAAATTTTAAAGAGCGAGACATTGCTTGAAAATTTGATCAAAGAAGAGCTTCTTGAGATCAAAAATAAATTTAAAGTACCAAGAGTGACTGAGATCGTTGATGACTACGATGATATCGACATTGAAGACCTCATACCAAATGAAAATATGGTCGTAACCATAACTCACCGCGGTTACATCAAGCGTGTGCCAAGCAAGCAGTACGAGAAGCAAAAACGCGGTGGCAAAGGTAAAGTAGCGGTCACGACATACGATGATGACTTTATAGAAAGCTTCTTTACTTCAAATACCCACGATACGCTTATGTTTGTGACTGACCGCGGACAGCTCTACTGGCTAAAAGTCTATAAGATCCCAGAGGGAAGCCGCACGGCAAAAGGCAAGGCAGTTGTAAATTTGATCCAGTTGCAGCCTGATGAGAAGATCAAAGCGATCATCCCAACGACTGACTTTGATGAGAGCAAATCGCTAGCATTCTTCACTAAAAACGGCATCGTAAAACGCACAAATTTAAGCGAATTTAAAAACATCCGCTCAGTTGGCGTAAGAGCGATAAGCCTCGATGAGAACGACGAGCTAGTAACTGCGCTCATCGCTCAAACATACGATGATATGCCGGTCACTGACCCTGAAAATGAGCTAAGCGTAGAGACAGAGGTGCTTGAAGTTGAAGAGCTTCAAAATGAGATCGACGAAGATAGCGCAAATACCGAAGAGGACGCAAACTCAGGCGATGAGACAATGCTATTTGTCGTTACTAAAAAGGGTATGTGTCTTAAATTTAAGATCAGCAAGGTTCGCCAAATGGGAAGAACAGCACGCGGCGTAACTGGCATTAAATTTAAAGAGCCAGGCGATGAGGTCGTAGGCGCAGCAGTCATCGAAAGCAATGACCAAGAAATTTTAAGCATATCTCAAAAAGGTATCGGCAAGCGCACAACCGCTGATGAGTACCGCTTGACAAACCGCGGCGGCAAAGGCGTCATCTGCATGAAGCTAACAAGCAGAACAGGCGATCTTGTGGGCGTTGTGATGGTTGATGAAGAGCAAGACCTTATGGCTCTAACATCAAGCGGCAAGATGATAAGAGTAGATATGCAAAGCATCCGCAAAGCAGGACGTAACACAAGCGGCGTGATCGTCGTAAATGTAGATGGCGATGATGTTGTAAGTATCGCAAGATGCCCTAAGGCAGATGATGGCGAAGATGAGGATGAAGCACCAAGCGAAGATATGGGGCTTTTGGAATAA
- a CDS encoding aspartate-semialdehyde dehydrogenase yields MRKFNVAVVGATGAVGEELFRVMEEVDFPVGELLPLASAKSVGMEIEFKGKHYKVKELTEKVFSEHEIDIAFFSAGGSVSEKFAKFAADSGAVVIDNTSHFRMDKDIPLVVPECNPSDIAMWKNRGIIANPNCSTIQMVQILKPLNDAFGINRVDVSTYQAASGAGKEGMEELVVQMQKFFEFKLDECEPKVFAHRLALNVIPHIDVFLDNDYTKEEMKMVNETQKILHKDIEVSATCVRVPVLRSHSEAITIHFDKDVSADAAREVLSKAPSVVVVDNPAQKEYPMPTISSDTNETYVGRIRVDNFRANVLHLWCSADQIRVGAATNAVRIAQKWIAMQE; encoded by the coding sequence ATGAGAAAATTTAACGTAGCGGTCGTTGGTGCTACTGGAGCGGTCGGCGAAGAGCTTTTTAGAGTTATGGAGGAGGTTGATTTCCCAGTTGGTGAGCTTTTGCCACTTGCAAGTGCAAAGAGCGTTGGCATGGAGATTGAATTTAAGGGCAAACACTACAAAGTAAAAGAGCTAACCGAGAAAGTTTTTAGCGAGCATGAGATCGATATCGCATTTTTTAGTGCAGGCGGCTCAGTTTCAGAGAAATTTGCCAAATTTGCAGCTGACAGCGGCGCAGTAGTCATCGATAACACCAGCCATTTTAGGATGGATAAAGATATCCCACTAGTCGTACCTGAGTGTAACCCAAGCGACATTGCCATGTGGAAAAACCGCGGCATCATCGCTAATCCAAACTGCTCAACCATCCAAATGGTGCAAATTTTAAAACCACTAAATGACGCTTTTGGCATCAACAGGGTCGATGTTTCTACCTACCAAGCAGCAAGCGGCGCTGGCAAAGAGGGCATGGAAGAGCTTGTCGTGCAGATGCAAAAGTTTTTTGAATTTAAGCTTGATGAGTGCGAGCCAAAGGTCTTTGCGCACCGCCTAGCGCTAAATGTAATCCCTCACATCGATGTATTTTTGGACAATGACTACACAAAAGAAGAGATGAAAATGGTCAATGAAACGCAAAAAATTCTTCACAAAGATATCGAAGTGAGCGCTACTTGCGTGCGTGTGCCAGTGCTTAGAAGCCACTCTGAGGCGATCACTATCCACTTTGACAAAGACGTGAGCGCAGATGCGGCAAGAGAGGTTTTAAGCAAAGCTCCAAGCGTCGTCGTAGTCGATAATCCAGCCCAAAAAGAGTATCCGATGCCTACTATCTCAAGCGATACAAACGAGACTTATGTTGGTAGGATCAGGGTTGATAACTTTAGAGCAAATGTGCTTCACCTTTGGTGCAGTGCCGACCAGATCCGCGTGGGAGCTGCGACAAATGCCGTTAGGATCGCACAAAAATGGATCGCGATGCAGGAGTAG
- a CDS encoding FlhB-like flagellar biosynthesis protein: MMQVNKKKAVALGYNRSQDNAPKVLASGAGEIANKIISLAKEHDIPIKEDPDLIEILSKVEVDQEIPPNLYKAVAEIFSFLYKITNKK; encoded by the coding sequence TTGATGCAAGTAAATAAGAAAAAAGCCGTCGCTCTTGGCTACAACAGATCGCAAGATAATGCTCCAAAGGTGCTTGCAAGCGGTGCTGGCGAGATAGCAAACAAGATAATAAGCCTTGCAAAAGAGCATGACATACCGATCAAAGAGGATCCTGATCTCATTGAAATTTTAAGCAAGGTCGAGGTCGATCAAGAGATACCGCCAAATTTATATAAGGCGGTGGCTGAGATATTTAGCTTTTTATATAAGATCACAAATAAAAAGTAA
- a CDS encoding LPP20 family lipoprotein, with amino-acid sequence MKVKILSFALMIAIFGGCSFNGFMGEPTSTSNRNVVIQKVDKDDLREVMKKEKMIYDSAPRETTFRATGEGIAPLNSLSYAQSVTLAKRAAMADAYSQLAGKLYGVKINAEDTVRDAMLNDSSITSKVQGLVKNARIVNENFKDGLYKVNMELKIDEDKWREVFSY; translated from the coding sequence ATGAAGGTTAAAATTTTATCTTTTGCTTTGATGATCGCTATTTTTGGCGGTTGCTCATTTAACGGCTTTATGGGCGAGCCAACTAGCACATCAAACCGCAACGTAGTCATCCAAAAGGTCGATAAAGACGATCTTAGAGAGGTGATGAAAAAAGAGAAGATGATATATGATAGCGCTCCAAGAGAGACCACTTTTAGAGCCACAGGCGAGGGCATAGCTCCGCTAAATTCGCTCTCATACGCTCAGTCAGTCACTCTTGCAAAAAGAGCGGCGATGGCTGATGCTTATTCGCAGCTTGCAGGCAAGCTTTATGGCGTAAAGATCAACGCTGAAGACACCGTAAGAGACGCGATGCTAAACGACTCATCTATCACTTCAAAGGTTCAAGGTCTTGTCAAAAATGCAAGGATCGTGAATGAAAATTTCAAAGACGGGCTTTATAAGGTAAATATGGAGCTTAAGATAGACGAAGATAAGTGGCGAGAAGTCTTTTCTTACTAA
- a CDS encoding CheR family methyltransferase, translating into MLFNKVDKQSEVLEAKAPSDMDGFNEFMSTIKTLCGVDLEPKRDITLQRVSIFAKNRQIKSFKELVSMIRFDTLLRQDLLNLVTVNETYFYRELAQLKDVIYYAKELGEARILCAPCSTGDEVYSLAMLAYEFGLKQSDIQLTGIDINSEAIQACSVGCYGERSLHRLSEFQKERFFTKKDDKFFIKKEILPRCEFKILNVFDDAMFNLGKFDIVLSRNMMIYFDDEFRLKCVERLHRMLKPEGRLYAGHADLVPYTPLYTKRFSNGATYYERA; encoded by the coding sequence ATGCTTTTTAACAAAGTGGATAAACAAAGCGAAGTTTTAGAGGCAAAAGCACCAAGCGACATGGATGGATTTAACGAATTTATGAGCACTATAAAGACGCTTTGCGGGGTCGATCTGGAGCCAAAGAGGGACATCACACTGCAAAGAGTTAGTATATTTGCCAAAAATCGCCAGATAAAAAGCTTTAAAGAGTTAGTTTCGATGATAAGATTTGACACGCTACTTAGGCAAGATCTTTTAAATTTAGTCACCGTAAATGAGACATATTTTTATAGAGAGCTAGCACAGCTAAAAGACGTGATCTACTACGCAAAAGAGCTTGGGGAGGCTAGAATTTTATGTGCGCCTTGCTCAACTGGCGATGAGGTCTATTCGCTTGCTATGCTTGCTTATGAATTTGGCCTTAAACAAAGCGATATCCAGCTAACTGGCATCGACATAAACTCAGAAGCCATACAAGCTTGTAGCGTCGGATGCTACGGCGAGAGGAGCTTGCACAGATTAAGCGAGTTTCAAAAAGAGAGATTTTTTACAAAAAAAGATGATAAATTTTTCATCAAAAAAGAAATTTTGCCAAGGTGTGAGTTTAAAATTTTAAATGTCTTTGACGATGCGATGTTTAACCTTGGTAAATTTGACATCGTCCTTTCAAGAAATATGATGATATATTTTGACGACGAATTTAGACTAAAATGCGTCGAGAGGCTGCATAGGATGCTTAAGCCAGAGGGCAGGCTATACGCAGGACACGCTGATCTTGTGCCATACACCCCACTTTACACAAAGCGTTTTTCAAACGGAGCTACATATTACGAGCGTGCTTAA
- a CDS encoding methyl-accepting chemotaxis protein yields the protein MKISSKVTMMIVSSLLVLGAILVFLNIYEQNKAIEFSTKQLTEKVLADKRAALSEEMDIVSNILLKIQEVYDDANETIEDQKEDIIDYLSKARFGDDKKGYFSIYTTKGVVISSPGVPEYNGLDRLEATDADGYKYIKDLMQKASENSEGAFVNFVAKAKDGSTTRKIGKGLKLNLFHEDVVLMSVVNLEGMYKEIDKISATMQNDAKANTTNFIVIAVVVLIISLIVAMLYSKISITKPLNELILRATNLSSGDGDLTRKLEVVGKDEIAKASEAINKFIEKVRVLIAEAKDISNENSSIANELSSTSVQTGRGVENSSKIVEDAGKDCTEIQSYMKESIEVAKGGKDDLQKALSYVDETLNTISNLSSEIAQTSDIENQMAGKIEQLSRDAEQVKSVLVVINDIADQTNLLALNAAIEAARAGEHGRGFAVVADEVRKLAERTQKSLTEINATINVIVQAINESSEQMSINSKQISELTGVTNNAQNTIRDMSGIMRSAIGLSDKTIEDYIKTGKDIDDIVKSMEGISQISSQSARSVEEIASAAEHLNKMTDTLNAKLGEFRT from the coding sequence ATGAAAATTTCATCAAAAGTGACGATGATGATTGTCTCGTCCCTACTGGTGCTTGGAGCCATCTTAGTCTTTCTAAACATTTACGAACAAAACAAAGCGATAGAATTTTCTACCAAACAGCTGACTGAAAAGGTCTTAGCCGACAAAAGGGCAGCTTTAAGTGAAGAGATGGATATCGTTTCAAACATTTTGCTAAAAATTCAAGAGGTCTATGACGACGCAAACGAGACCATTGAAGATCAAAAAGAAGATATTATCGACTATCTCTCAAAGGCTAGATTTGGCGATGATAAAAAGGGATACTTTAGTATCTACACTACAAAAGGTGTGGTTATCTCTAGTCCTGGAGTGCCTGAGTATAACGGCCTTGATAGACTTGAAGCAACTGATGCAGATGGCTATAAATACATAAAAGATCTCATGCAAAAAGCCTCAGAAAATAGCGAGGGCGCTTTTGTAAATTTTGTAGCTAAAGCAAAAGATGGCTCAACGACTAGAAAGATAGGAAAAGGGCTAAAACTAAACCTCTTTCATGAAGATGTAGTGCTGATGTCTGTTGTTAATCTTGAGGGTATGTATAAAGAGATAGATAAAATTTCAGCCACTATGCAAAATGACGCTAAGGCAAACACTACAAATTTCATCGTCATAGCCGTCGTAGTTTTAATCATCTCACTAATAGTTGCCATGCTTTATTCTAAAATTTCTATCACAAAACCGCTAAATGAGCTAATCTTGCGAGCCACAAACCTCTCAAGCGGCGATGGCGATCTAACAAGAAAGCTGGAAGTTGTAGGCAAAGATGAGATAGCAAAAGCCAGCGAGGCTATAAATAAATTTATAGAAAAAGTAAGGGTTTTAATCGCCGAGGCAAAAGATATCTCAAATGAAAACAGCTCCATCGCAAATGAGCTTAGCTCAACCTCAGTCCAAACTGGTCGCGGGGTAGAAAACTCAAGCAAGATAGTTGAGGACGCTGGGAAGGATTGCACTGAGATACAATCATATATGAAAGAGTCAATCGAAGTTGCAAAAGGCGGAAAAGATGATCTTCAAAAGGCGCTAAGCTACGTTGATGAGACGCTAAATACCATCTCAAATTTATCTTCAGAGATCGCTCAGACATCAGATATAGAAAACCAAATGGCTGGCAAGATCGAGCAGCTTAGCCGTGATGCCGAGCAGGTTAAATCAGTCCTTGTGGTTATCAATGACATCGCTGATCAGACAAATTTACTAGCTCTTAATGCAGCCATCGAAGCAGCACGTGCAGGCGAGCATGGACGTGGCTTTGCAGTCGTTGCCGATGAGGTTAGAAAGCTAGCTGAGCGCACTCAAAAGAGCCTCACTGAGATAAACGCAACTATCAACGTCATCGTTCAAGCGATAAATGAAAGTAGCGAGCAAATGAGTATAAATTCTAAGCAAATAAGCGAGCTAACAGGCGTGACAAACAACGCGCAAAACACCATAAGAGATATGAGTGGTATCATGAGATCAGCCATAGGACTATCTGATAAAACTATCGAGGACTATATAAAGACTGGCAAGGATATTGACGATATAGTAAAAAGCATGGAGGGCATAAGTCAAATTTCATCTCAAAGTGCAAGAAGCGTAGAAGAGATAGCTTCAGCTGCTGAGCATCTAAACAAGATGACAGATACGCTAAATGCAAAACTTGGCGAATTTAGAACTTGA
- a CDS encoding CheB methylesterase domain-containing protein translates to MAQKLVLIGASTGGPGHIKKLLKDINLNGAMVVIAQHMNKMFINSFVTQMGRECNINVEILSEKTNLRENIVYICDQNFEISATLPVSAKPQPEIKTIYTPNVDVLFNSGTQIAKNVNLLAILLTGIGDDGAAGLDKLYKAGAKCIAENEESAIVYGMPKRAKELNQNLKSLNLMMIRKELEEFLNAF, encoded by the coding sequence GTGGCTCAAAAACTAGTCTTAATAGGGGCTTCTACAGGAGGCCCAGGTCATATAAAAAAACTATTAAAAGATATAAATTTAAATGGTGCGATGGTCGTCATAGCTCAGCATATGAACAAGATGTTTATAAACTCATTTGTCACGCAAATGGGCAGGGAGTGCAATATAAATGTTGAAATTCTAAGCGAAAAGACAAATTTAAGAGAAAATATCGTCTATATCTGTGATCAAAATTTTGAAATTTCAGCGACTTTGCCAGTTAGTGCAAAGCCACAACCTGAGATAAAAACGATATATACGCCAAATGTCGATGTGCTTTTTAACTCAGGCACGCAGATCGCCAAAAATGTAAATTTACTAGCGATTTTGCTAACTGGCATCGGCGATGATGGTGCAGCTGGGCTTGATAAGCTCTATAAAGCAGGCGCAAAATGCATAGCTGAAAACGAAGAGAGTGCCATAGTTTATGGCATGCCAAAGCGCGCTAAGGAGCTAAATCAAAATTTAAAATCGTTAAATTTAATGATGATAAGAAAAGAGCTTGAGGAGTTTTTAAATGCTTTTTAA
- a CDS encoding flagellar hook-length control protein FliK, which produces MDVANSLNISNTSVQTGQNAAQNAPVRKNEGSLFKNQPAGTPSEQSVSNALDNVGKLVARVLDDLKSASSLSKAEQILSQAKDTKIAPNLASELSDLAKSLESEAMQSESPEIKSLALKLKEFLKPIADLKAGSLNDQIKNSGVMLEANLKDALTPEKLPSSIQKLLSDIKNLSNQNLLSQILTLNDESLDNQNSFMKLTSMLEKASGDAKNLLDNSIMKTLLKDVDKLDNVAKFLDKNFSKEQSADAVKSQIGKMENFISNLSEKVANLASEKLNQSTAFSSNHKELKAILESLKNDLKMLNNIGDEAGLVKAFNELSDVSKEGSLQDKLQSAARRLAHSLSLADPEASTAKSDLAESKALLKQLKLATNDINNITTKSQSEISKVLNQDVKSTLLNISEKSQNAQTVNAANKMISQIEMHQMVSSLQGGIQTYMPYIWDGVEGGNVAFKQGKKDKFYAQIDLNFKKFGQINVMVGLVDKRYIDLSVATQTNEFKELILGNSSELKQAISKLGLIVSNFNIKTLPKVKLNDRFKNFGGLDVGFDKKI; this is translated from the coding sequence ATGGACGTAGCAAATTCTCTAAATATATCAAACACCTCGGTTCAAACTGGGCAAAATGCCGCCCAAAACGCGCCTGTTCGTAAAAATGAAGGCTCGCTTTTTAAAAATCAGCCAGCTGGGACGCCAAGCGAACAGAGCGTTTCAAACGCTCTTGATAACGTTGGCAAGCTAGTTGCAAGGGTGCTTGATGATCTAAAAAGCGCTTCAAGCCTTAGTAAGGCTGAGCAAATTTTATCTCAGGCAAAAGATACAAAGATCGCTCCAAATTTAGCTAGCGAGCTCTCAGACCTTGCAAAAAGCTTAGAGAGCGAGGCTATGCAAAGCGAAAGCCCTGAGATAAAGAGCCTTGCACTAAAACTAAAAGAATTTCTAAAACCAATAGCCGATCTTAAAGCTGGCTCGCTAAATGATCAGATCAAAAACTCAGGTGTCATGCTTGAAGCAAATTTAAAAGATGCGCTTACTCCAGAGAAACTGCCAAGCTCGATACAAAAGCTACTAAGTGATATAAAAAATCTCTCAAATCAAAATTTACTTAGTCAAATTTTAACTCTAAATGATGAGAGCTTGGATAATCAAAACTCATTTATGAAGCTCACCTCCATGCTTGAAAAAGCGAGTGGTGACGCTAAAAATCTCCTTGATAACTCAATCATGAAAACGCTTTTAAAAGATGTGGATAAGCTTGATAATGTGGCTAAATTTCTTGATAAAAACTTCTCAAAAGAGCAAAGCGCAGACGCGGTTAAAAGCCAGATCGGCAAGATGGAGAATTTCATCTCAAATTTAAGTGAGAAGGTAGCAAATTTAGCTAGCGAAAAGCTAAATCAAAGCACGGCTTTTAGCTCAAACCACAAGGAACTAAAAGCTATCCTTGAGAGCCTAAAAAACGATCTAAAAATGCTAAATAACATAGGCGATGAGGCGGGACTTGTAAAGGCGTTTAATGAGCTTAGCGACGTCTCGAAAGAGGGCAGCTTGCAAGATAAGCTCCAAAGTGCGGCAAGACGCCTAGCCCACAGCCTTAGCCTAGCAGACCCAGAAGCAAGCACAGCAAAAAGTGATCTAGCTGAGAGTAAGGCGCTTTTAAAACAGCTAAAACTAGCCACAAATGATATAAATAACATCACGACAAAGAGCCAGAGTGAAATTTCAAAGGTGCTAAATCAAGATGTAAAAAGCACGCTTTTAAACATAAGCGAAAAGAGCCAAAACGCCCAAACTGTAAATGCTGCAAACAAGATGATCTCGCAGATCGAGATGCATCAGATGGTCTCAAGCTTGCAAGGAGGCATACAAACTTATATGCCTTATATCTGGGACGGCGTGGAGGGCGGAAATGTCGCGTTTAAACAGGGCAAAAAGGATAAATTTTATGCCCAAATCGATCTAAATTTTAAGAAATTTGGCCAGATAAATGTGATGGTTGGACTTGTGGATAAACGCTATATCGATCTATCGGTGGCAACGCAGACAAATGAGTTTAAAGAGCTTATCTTAGGAAATTCAAGCGAGCTAAAGCAAGCGATCTCAAAGCTTGGACTAATCGTTTCAAATTTTAACATCAAAACCTTGCCAAAGGTGAAGCTAAACGATAGATTTAAAAATTTTGGCGGCCTTGATGTGGGCTTTGATAAGAAAATTTGA
- a CDS encoding sigma-54-dependent transcriptional regulator, producing MNIVIVEDDINMRKSLEIALGEYEELNIKSYKSAVEALKKLSDDTDLIITDINMPKMDGLEFIKELNGKFDVIIMTGNATLNKAIESVRLGVKDFLTKPFDVSTLYEAIKRVEALKQKTPKSIKKVETKSENNGFLATSKALEATLNIALKAARTDASVMLSGESGVGKEVFAKFIHANSPRKDAAFIALNMAAIPENLIESELFGFEKGAFTDAATTKKGQFELANGGTLFLDEIGEMPINLQPKLLRALQEREITRLGATKSEKIDVRIICATNANLELAMKEGRFREDLFYRLNTIPLFIPPLRERKDEILPIAQDALDKCCKEYGFEAKNFSKAAKEELLGYDYPGNIRELISVVQRAAILSEGDEILPKDLFLQARSKK from the coding sequence ATGAATATTGTCATAGTAGAAGATGACATCAATATGCGAAAGTCGCTTGAGATCGCACTTGGCGAGTATGAAGAGCTAAACATCAAGAGCTACAAGAGCGCAGTTGAAGCTCTAAAAAAGCTAAGCGACGACACTGATCTGATCATCACCGACATAAACATGCCAAAGATGGACGGACTTGAGTTCATTAAAGAGCTAAACGGCAAATTTGACGTCATCATAATGACTGGAAACGCCACACTTAACAAGGCGATTGAGAGCGTTAGACTTGGCGTGAAGGACTTTTTAACAAAGCCATTTGACGTCTCAACGCTATATGAAGCGATAAAAAGGGTAGAGGCGCTAAAACAAAAAACTCCAAAAAGCATAAAAAAAGTTGAAACTAAAAGCGAAAATAACGGCTTTTTAGCCACTTCAAAGGCGCTTGAAGCTACGCTAAATATCGCACTAAAAGCTGCAAGAACTGACGCCTCAGTCATGCTTAGTGGTGAAAGTGGTGTTGGCAAGGAGGTCTTTGCTAAATTTATCCACGCAAATTCACCAAGAAAAGATGCGGCATTTATCGCTTTAAATATGGCTGCGATCCCTGAAAATTTGATAGAAAGTGAGCTTTTTGGCTTTGAAAAGGGCGCTTTTACTGACGCTGCGACTACCAAAAAAGGGCAGTTTGAGCTGGCAAATGGCGGAACGCTATTTTTAGATGAGATCGGCGAGATGCCTATAAATTTACAGCCAAAATTGCTTCGTGCTTTGCAGGAGCGCGAGATAACAAGACTTGGCGCTACAAAGAGCGAAAAGATAGACGTTCGCATCATCTGCGCTACAAATGCAAATTTAGAGCTTGCTATGAAAGAGGGCAGGTTTAGAGAGGATCTTTTCTATCGTCTAAACACGATCCCGCTTTTCATCCCGCCACTTCGCGAGCGAAAGGATGAAATTTTGCCTATCGCGCAGGATGCTTTGGACAAATGCTGCAAAGAGTATGGCTTTGAGGCTAAAAATTTCTCAAAAGCAGCCAAAGAGGAGCTTTTGGGCTATGACTACCCAGGCAACATAAGAGAGCTCATCTCAGTCGTGCAGCGTGCAGCGATACTAAGCGAGGGAGATGAAATTTTGCCAAAAGATCTATTTTTGCAAGCAAGAAGTAAAAAATAG